A genomic region of Zea mays cultivar B73 chromosome 6, Zm-B73-REFERENCE-NAM-5.0, whole genome shotgun sequence contains the following coding sequences:
- the LOC103631461 gene encoding lysine-specific demethylase JMJ18, which yields MVSSASPDEASPTLHGEKKRMRCCGGGAVTSPEPSATAVASHNHCSSRSFTEYFDGNTTTCGKWRPDESRRPEIDDAPVFTPTEEEFKDATEYIASIRPQAERYGICRIIPPSSWKPPCPLKEKSFWKCTEFNTRVQQVDKLQNREPTKKRTQPRVQRKRKRRKRLRFGMTHRRPTSSADSEEKFGFQSGSDFTFEEFQKYADEFKQEYFGMKTSDEISICEIKNHIKTWEPSVEEIEGEYWRIVIGPADEVEVDYGADLDTATFGSGFVKLSSSDGNKQDPYGVSCWNLNNLPRLPGSVISFEEDDISGVVVPWLYVGMCFSSFCWHVEDHFLYSLNYMHFGEPKVWYGVPGGEAVKLEESMRKNLPKLFEEQPDLLHELVTQLSPSVLKAEGVSVYRAVQKSGEFVLTLPRAYHSGFNCGFNCAEAVNVAPVDWLPHGQCAVELYRDQHRKTSISHDKLLLKAAKEAIRQLWMNVLNCRSGKGEYRWLNTCGKDGVLTSAIKTRVKMEVAAWEANVPLKSKKMDKDYDSNDRECFSCFYDLHLSAVSCQCTPDRFACLNHTNLLCSCGMDRKITFFRYSMEELNTLVAALEGDLAAVCCWVQDHLGLVCQSGSLKHSKMDSCKSTEFSGLAIDANHVSVFGGIQNQCHDLQKPAGFQQEKGIQDNCLNLNIEDPPCSSRIKEEHGKDRMFLDHRPLQKTDSPFRMSSECSSSLSLYCSGNLVSPSRNQASNSGLACNTTKKLFGVDIGNLAKHSNGQVGQMVMASGQSDASSRPMSGHQVEPLDYGMVMIDKRWFNNQAIFPKGFRSRVTFYNIQDPTAWCFYVSEVLDAGPLGPLFKVTLEQVPDVSFTHTSPMSCWDSVRDKVNEEIENLQGIGKCGVPNFLPPDSVNGLEMFGFLSPQIVQEIEALDPHHQCLDYWLSKSAVVPASMRTLEKLPKKAKLPDGQKLSSI from the exons ATGGTTTCCTCCGCCTCCCCCGACGAGGCCAGCCCTACGCTGCACGGCGAGAAGAAGCGAATGCGCTGCTGCGGCGGAGGTGCGgtgacctcgcccgagcccagcgccACGGCCGTGGCCTCGCAT AACCACTGCTCATCAAGAAGTTTCACAGAGTACTTTGACGGAAATACAACT ACATGTGGAAAGTGGCGTCCGGATGAATCACGGAGACCTGAAATTGATGACGCCCCCGTTTTCACTCCAACTGAAGAG GAATTTAAGGATGCAACCGAATACATTGCTAGCATTCGCCCGCAAGCAGAAAGATATGGAATTTGTCGTATTATTCCACCATCTTCTTGGAAACCTCCGTGTCCTCTGAAGGAGAAGAGTTTCTGGAAATGTACAGAGTTCAATACTCGAGTTCAACAAGTTGACAAGCTTCAAAACAGGGAGCCCACAAAGAAAAGAACACAACCTCGAGTTCAGAGGaaaagaaagagaagaaagagaCTGAGGTTTGGGATGACACATAGACGTCCTACTTCAAGTGCGGACTCTGAAGAGAAATTTGGCTTTCAATCTGGGTCTGACTTCACATTTGAGGAGTTTCAGAAATATGCTGATGAGTTCAAGCAGGAATATTTTGGAATGAAAACGAGTGATGAAATTTCTATTTGTGAAATTAAGAACCACATAAAAACATGGGAACCATCAGTGGAGGAGATTGAGGGGGAATATTGGCGGATAGTCATAGGCCCTGCTGATGAAGTTGAG GTGGATTATGGTGCTGATTTGGACACTGCAACCTTTGGTAGTGGTTTTGTTAAATTATCTTCTTCAGATGGAAATAAGCAAGATCCATATGGTGTGTCTTGTTGGAACTTGAATAATCTGCCACGGCTGCCTGGATCTGTTATCTCATTTGAGGAAGACGATATATCTGGTGTTGTTGTCCCGTGGCTTTATGTAGGAATGTGCTTCTCTTCATTTTGCTGG CATGTGGAAGACCATTTTCTTTATTCTTTAAATTATATGCATTTTGGTGAACCAAAAGTTTGGTATGGTGTTCCTGGTGGTGAGGCAGTAAAGCTGGAAGAATCTATGAGAAAAAACTTACCCAAACTGTTTGAAGAGCAGCCTGACCTACTTCATGAGCTG GTTACACAGTTATCTCCATCTGTTCTGAAAGCAGAAGGAGTTTCTGTTTACCGTGCTGTTCAGAAGTCAGGTGAGTTTGTTCTGACACTACCACGAGCATACCATTCTGGATTCAACTGTGGTTTCAACTGTGCGGAAGCAGTAAATGTCGCTCCTGTGGATTGGCTGCCTCATGGACAGTGTGCTGTTGAGCTCTATAGAGATCAGCATCGCAAGACATCAATATCACATGACAAGTTATTACTGAAGGCTGCAAAAGAAGCTATCAGACAACTTTGGATGAACGTTTTGAATTGCAGAAGTGGTAAAGGAGAATACAGATGGCTGAACACATGTGGAAAGGATGGAGTCCTGACAAGTGCAATTAAG ACAAGAGTTAAGATGGAGGTTGCTGCATGGGAGGCAAATGTTCCTTTGAAAAGTAAGAAGATGGACAAGGATTACGATTCCAATGACCGAGAGTGCTTTTCATGCTTTTATGATCTGCACTTGTCTGCTGTCAGTTGCCAGTGCACACCTGACCGCTTTGCTTGCTTAAACCATACAAATCTTCTTTGTTCATGCGGAATGGACAGGAAAATCACATTCTTTCGATATAGCATGGAGGAGCTTAATACTCTTGTAGCAGCTCTGGAGGGTGATCTGGCTGCAGTTTGTTGCTGGGTACAGGACCACCTAGGCTTAGTTTGCCAATCAGGTTCTCTGAAGCACAGCAAAATGGACTCATGTAAAAGCACAGAATTTTCAGGATTAGCTATTGATGCCAATCATGTTTCTGTATTTGGTGGTATTCAAAATCAGTGCCATGACCTTCAAAAGCCAGCAGGATTCCAGCAAGAGAAAGGAATCCAGGATAATTGTCTTAATCTCAACATAGAAGATCCACCATGCAGTTCCAGAATAAAAGAAGAGCATGGCAAGGATAGGATGTTTCTTGATCATAGGCCTTTACAGAAAACTGACAGTCCATTTAGAATGAGCTCTGAGTGCAGTTCTTCATTGTCTTTATATTGTTCAGGCAACTTAGTCTCTCCTTCAAGAAATCAAGCTAGCAATTCTGGCCTAGCTTGCAACACTACTAAGAAACTATTTGGCGTTGACATTGGAAATTTAGCAAAGCATTCTAATGGTCAAGTTGGTCAAATGGTAATGGCTTCAGGGCAATCTGATGCATCGTCTAGGCCAATGTCCGGGCACCAGGTTGAGCCACTAGACTATGGAATGGTAATGATTGACAAAAGGTGGTTCAATAATCAAGCTATTTTCCCTAAAG GTTTCAGAAGTCGAGTTACATTTTACAATATACAAGATCCGACAGCGTGGTGCTTTTATGTTTCAGAAGTCCTGGATGCTGGACCTCTTGGACCATTGTTTAAG GTGACCTTAGAGCAAGTTCCTGATGTCTCTTTCACTCATACCTCACCGATGAGTTGTTGGGATAGTGTTAGAGACAAGGTGAATGAAGAAATAGAAAACCTACAAGGAATTGGAAAATGTGGCGTTCCTAATTTTTTACCACCTGATTCTGTAAACGGGCTCGAAATGTTTGGGTTCTTGTCCCCACAAATCGTCCAG GAAATCGAGGCTCTAGATCCCCATCACCAGTGTTTAGACTACTGGTTATCGAAGTCTGCAGTAGTTCCTGCGTCAATGAGGACACTTGAGAAGCTGCCAAAGAAGGCTAAACTGCCAGATGGACAGAAACTATCTAGCATATAG
- the LOC100277697 gene encoding uncharacterized protein LOC100277697, producing MQRSLWRHTSSPACVHAIESSDDGSRRSTDEEPRKKVNKKVMKLLLLPLKHRQRIPQAFRSLSWGAKKEDASKKDGSPREREESDDADTFASANSSELRSSSRGIDDDSQAPSFRLSAPPIFPTGSVERRPPPASPVKIVRKLPFGYVIGRQLDAPALQPPPSVTTLSRNVKTVVMPLMAWLHLRSRSLALKKKAGRAFKKACQRGSRRDEREGVQETDDGCCGNDDEDVFWKKDVKGLRCRQVQDDDAPY from the coding sequence ATGCAGAGGTCTCTCTGGAGACACACCTCGTCCCCTGCCTGTGTCCACGCCATCGAAAGTTCCGACGATGGCTCGCGCCGCTCCACCGACGAAGAGCCACGcaagaaggtgaacaagaaggtaATGAAGTTACTTCTCCTGCCCTTGAAGCACAGGCAGCGCATCCCCCAAGCGTTCAGATCGCTCTCTTGGGGTGCcaagaaggaggacgccagcaagaAGGATGGGAGTCctcgtgagcgtgaggagagcgaCGACGCGGATACGTTCGCGTCCGCGAACAGCTCCGAGCTGCGCTCCTCCTCCAGGGGCATCGACGACGACTCCCAGGCCCCGTCGTTCCGGCTCAGCGCGCCGCCGATCTTCCCAACCGGCAGCGTCGAACGCCGCCCTCCCCCGGCCTCTCCCGTGAAGATCGTCCGAAAGCTTCCGTTCGGGTACGTGATTGGCCGTCAGCTGGACGCCCCCGCGCTACAGCCGCCGCCATCTGTGACGACGCTGTCAAGAAATGTCAAGACGGTGGTGATGCCATTGATGGCTTGGCTGCACCTCCGGTCGAGGTCGCTGGCGCTCAAGAAGAAGGCCGGCCGTGCTTTCAAAAAGGCGTGTCAGCGAGGCAGCAGGCGTGATGAGCGTGAAGGTGTACAAGAAACCGACGATGGTTGTTGCGGCAACGACGATGAAGATGTGTTCTGGAAGAAGGATGTGAAGGGACTTCGCTGCAGGCAGGTGCAGGACGACGACGCTCCATACTGA